One window of the Dehalococcoidia bacterium genome contains the following:
- the prfB gene encoding peptide chain release factor 2 (programmed frameshift) has protein sequence MDEIRTQVSGLQQHIHTLLERLDIAGKERELAELERRMAADGFWTSEPNPQAVTRQASELRDTIELWRGIEREAADLAELIALAIAEDDAATAAEVGAAADALAQRLRGLERELMLSGPHDRKDAILSIHAGAGGTESQDWAEMLLRMYLRWADAHRYKTEILDYTAGEEAGIKSVTVAVSGPNAYGYLKSERGVHRLVRLSPFDAAHRRHTSFALVEVMPKVDDTVEIVLNEDDLEIEFYRSSGAGGQNVQKVSTAVRIRHLPTGIVVTCQNERSQLQNKETALRILKSRLLELELEKREQEAARLKGQHVAAGWGNQIRSYVLHPYTLVKDLRTGYETSDALGVLDGALDPFIESYLQWTIGEQAA, from the exons ATGGACGAGATCCGCACGCAGGTGAGCGGACTGCAGCAGCACATCCACACGCTCCTGGAGCGTCTT GACATCGCCGGCAAAGAGCGAGAGCTTGCCGAACTGGAGCGTCGGATGGCGGCAGACGGGTTTTGGACCAGCGAGCCGAACCCCCAAGCCGTCACCCGCCAGGCGAGCGAGCTTCGCGACACGATCGAACTGTGGCGGGGCATCGAGCGGGAGGCAGCCGACTTGGCGGAGCTGATCGCGCTCGCCATCGCCGAAGACGATGCCGCAACGGCCGCTGAGGTGGGCGCAGCGGCGGACGCGCTCGCGCAGCGCCTGCGCGGTCTCGAGCGCGAACTGATGCTGAGCGGCCCGCACGACCGGAAGGATGCGATCTTGTCGATCCACGCCGGGGCGGGCGGGACCGAATCCCAAGATTGGGCCGAGATGCTGCTCCGCATGTACCTCCGGTGGGCCGACGCCCATCGCTACAAGACGGAGATCCTCGACTACACCGCGGGCGAGGAAGCCGGGATCAAGAGCGTGACAGTGGCCGTCAGCGGCCCGAACGCCTACGGCTATCTCAAAAGCGAGCGCGGGGTCCACCGGCTGGTGCGCCTGTCACCCTTCGACGCCGCGCACCGCCGCCATACGTCGTTTGCGCTTGTCGAGGTAATGCCAAAGGTCGACGACACGGTCGAGATCGTTCTCAACGAGGACGACCTCGAAATTGAGTTCTACCGATCAAGCGGAGCAGGAGGCCAGAACGTTCAGAAAGTGTCGACGGCCGTGCGGATACGTCACCTCCCGACGGGGATTGTCGTCACCTGCCAGAACGAGCGGTCCCAGCTCCAGAACAAGGAGACAGCGCTCCGGATCCTGAAATCGCGCCTGCTCGAACTCGAGCTTGAGAAGCGGGAACAAGAGGCCGCCCGCCTCAAGGGGCAGCACGTTGCCGCCGGCTGGGGCAACCAAATCCGGAGCTATGTGCTCCACCCGTATACTTTGGTAAAGGACCTGCGAACCGGCTACGAAACGAGCGACGCGCTCGGCGTGCTTGACGGAGCGCTCGACCCGTTTATTGAGAGCTATCTGCAGTGGACCATCGGAGAGCAAGCGGCATGA